In Nakaseomyces glabratus chromosome I, complete sequence, the sequence CCTCTGTGTGCAAGGTAATCTGTGGAAGtcacacagacacacaGAAGGTTTTCTGTCAATACACAGTCACTGCCGTAGAAGCGGAACATTGCTCACAAGGGGTCCTCTTCACTTTGCTATAATTTTCGGAAAAACCTCAGCAAAGGGTCCTAACTTCCATATTTCATAACTGTTACTTGCTATGTATTTCACCAATATTGGCTATTGAAATACCAAGTTGCTAAGAAAATAGTAGAAGCATTACGGCATGGGACCCTGCTCCCTCTCTTATTAGGGTGGTATTTGGCAATCTAAGAGATTTTGGGCAACGATATGTGTGAGAATGGGAGGGATATTGTTCATAGTGGGGCTAATCCTGATACAAAATACCACGTTATTGACTAAAGGGGCCGTACAAACACTTGTTAATACTTTAGATTCTTAAtcactgaaaaaaaaaaaatagaatgaGAGAGTATTGACAATGCCTCACAAAGGGGAACCTTTTTTGGTCAGTGGCATTAGAGAGCATCATAGATATTTGCTGAACTAATGTATAATTGAGACATCAATCAGTCATTTTAATCGGTTTTTGGTATTGACTTTGTAATCGATTCTGAGTgctttgttcttttctttattgatGCCCGAAAGTTGATTATAACTACACTTTGACTTTAAAAGCAggatataaaataaaaaatactaCCCTAAGAATAGGGATTAGCTGACTACATACATATAAGAAAATAGTATTTGATCTGGTGATTTGAAAACTTTGTATGTTTTGTACTTCGGGAATAGGGTACGGccttattattttattttattttttgtaagGCTTTTGGAGAAACCTGAATGGAACAGATGGCGGCGAGACCAGCAACAGCGATGGTGAAGAATTCAATGGTGCATGGAGTCACTCGAGTCGATTTGACTGCTTACTCTGCGGaatcatttgaaaatgcAATCCAGTTTTACTTGGCATTCCTTGTGCTGGACGAGCTAGACCAAAATGAAGACGGAGGTGTGGTCCTTGCCAATTCCCATGTATATATCAAGATCAGTTATAAAGAAGATGGTGAGATGGAGCGTAAAGTGAATGATAGGCTCATGAACCTAATAGAAAAGACGACGTCGGGTGATTGGCGTGCTGTGTCATCTAACGTGCTTGTATATACTGTTGATGACATCGGGTTGGTGAAAGAAACATTGAAGAGGATTGGGTTACCACATCAAGCATATCCAACAGAATTGACACCGGCACAGATCTACACCTTAGATCCCCTTGGAAACGTTGTTGGTTTTACTGGAAACAAGCTAGCGATAGCCACCGAGATACCCTTTGTACTACCAACCGAGGAGGATGATGAATCAGAACTGTCATCGAAGGAATCTTCCTACACTAATCTTACGTCATTGATGCGTACAACAAGTGGCTATCCGTCCCTACCTTTTGGGCACTCAAGAACACATAGAAATATTGCAATACTGACATCGGGCGGTGATGCACCCGGGATGAACTCGGTGATAAGGGCTGTTGTAAGAACAGCATTATTTAAAGGATGCAGAGTATACATAGTTAGAGAAGGTCTGGAAGGTTTAGTAAAGGGATACATAGAGGAGTTTTTTTGGGAAGATGTAGGTGGATGGAACAGTCAAGGTGGTACAAATATCGGTACAGCTAAAAGTAATGCATTTTTACAAAGAAGAGGCAGATTATTGGCTGCCAGAAACTTGATCATTCATGATATAGATTCATTGATtgtctgtggtggtgatggATCATTAGCTGCTGCTGATATCTTCAAGCATGAATGGCATTCGCTTATTAGTGAATTATTGAGCTCTCATCTTATTAAGATAGAGCAATTGCATTCACATAAACACTTAACAATATGTGGAATTTCAGCATCGATAGACAATGACATACCCGTTACTGATGCAAGCATTGGGGCATATTCTGCTCTTGATAGAATATGTAAAGCATTAGATTACATACAGGTAACAGCTGAGTCTACATCGCGCGCATATGTTGTAGAAATCATGGGTGGAAACTGTGGTTGGCTAACATTACTCGCTGGTATTGCAACAGCTGCAGATTATATATTCCTTCCAGAATGTCCTCAACAAAAGGAGGACTGGCGAACACACCTTCAGAGGATTGTTAAACGAAATAGAAGGAATGGAAGACGTAACACATTGGTTCTATTATGTGAGGGAGCTGTGGCTGCAGACTCTACCCCAATTACCTCAAGAGATGTTCACCAGGTTTTATCTGAGGAGCTTGATATAGATACGCGTATTACTGTCCTAGGTCATGTACAAAGAGGTGGTGCACCAGTTGCATATGACAGAATTTTAGCTACATTACAAGGTGTCGAAGCCGTCAGTGTCATTTTGGAGTCTACACCTGATACACCTTCTTACTTAATTGCTGTAAAGGAGAATAAAATCTTGAGAAAAGATTTGCAGGATGCTGTGCGTCAAACATTTAAGATATCCACTTCCCTCAAGGATAGAGAGTTTGAAAAGGCATTCAGAGCGAAGGAGGCGGAGTTTATCGAACACTATCATAACTTTCTTGCAATAAATGCTGCCGATCAAGATAAGAAGTTAGTCAAATCAGCTTCACTTCTGAACATTGCAATAATTAACATTGGCGCTCCTGCAGGAGGCATGAACTCTGCTGTTTATGCAATGGCATCATATTGTATGTGGAAAGGGCATCGGCCCATTGCCATCTATAATGGGTGGTCTGGTCTTGCAAGACATGAGAGTATTAGAAGTTTGAAATGGTCCGAAATTGTAGGATGGCAGAGCCGGGGCGGTTCTGAAATTGGTACAAATAGGGAAACACCAAATGAGGCAGATGTTGGTATGATAGCATATTATTTCCAGAAGTACAAAATTGATGGTCTGATCATTGTTGGTGGCTTTGAGGGGTTTGAGTCTCTTAGACAACTAGAGAAGGCACGTGAACTGTTCCCAGCATTTAGAATTCCAATGGTACTAATCCCTGCCACATTGTCAAACAATGTTCCAG encodes:
- a CDS encoding ATP-dependent 6-phosphofructokinase (CAGL0I05698g~Has domain(s) with predicted 6-phosphofructokinase activity, ATP binding activity, role in fructose 6-phosphate metabolic process, glycolytic process and 6-phosphofructokinase complex, cytoplasm localization); the encoded protein is MEQMAARPATAMVKNSMVHGVTRVDLTAYSAESFENAIQFYLAFLVLDELDQNEDGGVVLANSHVYIKISYKEDGEMERKVNDRLMNLIEKTTSGDWRAVSSNVLVYTVDDIGLVKETLKRIGLPHQAYPTELTPAQIYTLDPLGNVVGFTGNKLAIATEIPFVLPTEEDDESELSSKESSYTNLTSLMRTTSGYPSLPFGHSRTHRNIAILTSGGDAPGMNSVIRAVVRTALFKGCRVYIVREGLEGLVKGYIEEFFWEDVGGWNSQGGTNIGTAKSNAFLQRRGRLLAARNLIIHDIDSLIVCGGDGSLAAADIFKHEWHSLISELLSSHLIKIEQLHSHKHLTICGISASIDNDIPVTDASIGAYSALDRICKALDYIQVTAESTSRAYVVEIMGGNCGWLTLLAGIATAADYIFLPECPQQKEDWRTHLQRIVKRNRRNGRRNTLVLLCEGAVAADSTPITSRDVHQVLSEELDIDTRITVLGHVQRGGAPVAYDRILATLQGVEAVSVILESTPDTPSYLIAVKENKILRKDLQDAVRQTFKISTSLKDREFEKAFRAKEAEFIEHYHNFLAINAADQDKKLVKSASLLNIAIINIGAPAGGMNSAVYAMASYCMWKGHRPIAIYNGWSGLARHESIRSLKWSEIVGWQSRGGSEIGTNRETPNEADVGMIAYYFQKYKIDGLIIVGGFEGFESLRQLEKARELFPAFRIPMVLIPATLSNNVPGTEYSLGSDTALNSLTEFCDNIGISSAATKDKAYVVEVQGGNSGYLATLTSIAIGACATYVPEEGISLVQLSEDIETISKSFDCVQTGDHAGKIILKSQNASKAMSAEKLANIITEEAAGKFEAKSVIPGHLQQGGTPSPIDRTRATKLAIRAVDFILEKSKVLKSQDDVIYEHTKELTESAVVLGVKGSNILFTSVKQLYLFETNVRDRMPKVIHWDGIRTLSDHMAGRRRIYEDEDN